A window of the Bufo gargarizans isolate SCDJY-AF-19 chromosome 1, ASM1485885v1, whole genome shotgun sequence genome harbors these coding sequences:
- the GHR gene encoding growth hormone receptor isoform X3, translated as MALWLLLASLALVCPGGFLFASEVEPGPPVALSWSLHKISTNSSLLDVHVTWEPPPLSTVMPFLEYEVQIKEATEQQWKSYDLVTTSDLLVYGLKVGKEYVVRVRCRLRGNEKFGKFSEELVIPVFVSGFESKDPGGWPSITLCRSPQQETFTCHWTYGNFQNLSGSLKLQYIKPGIYWTDCPDNVSAGKNSCYFSKEHTSVWVRYLVRLVSENVTFDEYSFTVDDIVRPDPPIALNWTVLNVSATRLRMDIELTWDHPASADVKSGWISLEYEIQLKVVNETQWKAYDVVTTTYSPIYSLEIGKEYLIRIRCRQKGNENFGEFSDVLLITTIATIDPEFPWPLFLIIGLFAFLLVLAFILFCKKKRLKMLILPPVPVPKIKGIDPVLLQKGKLDEVSSILASHDSYKQQLCCDDPWVEFIELDLDDQEEKNEGADTDRLLSEEYPKTHSCLGVKDDDSGRASCCEPDIPETDLCNSDMSDETSNAGQSQNTKDNQADLLCLSEKSNSGNVPTNSQMPNTEKISTKPEDGKVCPLLGKETSGTATSQLRSVSSKPSMDFYALVSDITPAGRLLLSPGQRMKMENEECNEPTIQRPTNLNMDSSYVCDIAVTAFCAVNFPIEAAQSVQQNPNLDSYFTPESLTAATMSSRATEKASSYETPVADYTSVHIINSPQNLVLNTTAPPGKEFLQPCGYMSTDQVNNVMP; from the exons TGGAACCAGGTCCCCCGGTGGCTCTGAGCTGGTCTCTTCACAAAATCAGCACAAATAGTTCACTGCTGGACGTCCATGTAACATGGGAGCCTCCTCCTTTATCAACCGTAATGCCTTTCCTGGAATACGAAGTGCAAATAAAGGAGGCAACCGAACAGCAGTGGAAGTCG TACGATTTAGTAACCACCTCCGATTTACTAGTGTATGGTCTGAAAGTAGGAAAAGAGTATGTGGTACGAGTCCGCTGCAGACTGCGGGGCAATGAGAAGTTTGGGAAATTCAGCGAGGAGCTTGTGATCCCAGTATTTGTATCAGGTTTTGAATCGAAGG ATCCTGGCGGATGGCCCAGTATCACACTATGCCGCTCACCACAGCAGGAAACATTCACATGTCATTGGACTTATGGAAATTTTCAGAACTTATCTGGCTCACTAAAACTGCAGTATATTAAACC TGGCATATATTGGACCGACTGTCCAGATAATGTGTCTGCTGGAAAAAATAGCTGCTACTTCAGTAAAGAGCACACCTCTGTTTGGGTGAGATACCTAGTCCGTCTTGTTAGTGAAAATGTCACCTTTGACGAATATTCCTTTACAGTCGATGATATTG TGAGACCAGATCCACCCATTGCTCTGAACTGGACGGTTCTCAATGTCAGTGCCACCCGTTTACGCATGGACATTGAATTAACGTGGGATCATCCGGCATCAGCTGATGTTAAAAGCGGATGGATATCATTGGAATATGAAATACAACTCAAAGTGGTCAATGAAACGCAGTGGAAGGCG TATGATGTTGTGACCACCACATATTCACCCATCTACAGCCTGGAAATAGGAAAGGAGTATTTGATCAGGATTCGATGCCGGCAAAAAGGGAATGAAAACTTTGGAGAATTCAGCGATGTTTTATTGATTACGACTATAGCAACTATAG ATCCAGAGTTTCCTTGGCCCCTTTTTCTCATCATTGGATTATTTGCCTTCCTGCTGGTTCTGGCTTTTATTTTGTTCTGCAAAAAGAAAAG GCTGAAAATGCTGATTCTCCCTCCAGTTCCTGTCCCAAAGATCAAAGGGATTGACCCTGTTCTACTACAG AAAGGAAAGTTGGATGAAGTCAGCTCAATACTTGCCAGTCATGACAGCTACAAACAACAGCTCTGCTGCGATGATCCTTGGGTTGAATTTATTGAGCTTGACCTTGATGACCAGGAAGAGAAGAACGAGGGCGCTGATACTGACCGTCTATTGTCAGAAGAATACCCCAAGACCCACAGTTGCCTGGGCGTTAAGGATGATGACTCTGGCCGGGCCAGCTGTTGTGAGCCAGATATTCCTGAAACAGATCTCTGCAACAGTGATATGAGCGATGAAACCTCGAATGCTGGACAGTCTCAGAATACAAAAGATAACCAAGCAGATCTCCTGTGCCTTAGTGAAAAATCAAATAGTGGAAATGTGCCTACAAATTCCCAAATGCCAAATACAGAAAAGATCAGCACAAAACCAGAAGATGGTAAGGTTTGCCCATTACTTGGTAAGGAGACGAGCGGCACTGCCACAAGCCAACTGAGGAGCGTCAGTTCGAAGCCAAGCATGGATTTTTACGCCCTTGTAAGCGATATCACACCAGCTGGAAGACTTCTTCTTTCACCAGGGCAAAGAATGAAGATGGAAAACGAAGAATGCAATGAACCGACCATTCAACGTCCAACAAATCTCAACATGGACAGTTCTTATGTATGTGATATCGCAGTGACGGCATTCTGTGCTGTGAATTTCCCAATAGAGGCCGCACAAAGTGTTCAGCAAAATCCTAATCTGGATAGCTACTTCACCCCAGAAAGCCTTACAGCTGCCACCATGAGCTCTCGTGCCACAGAGAAAGCTTCAAGTTATGAGACACCTGTGGCTGACTATACCTCTGTTCACATAATAAACTCACCACAAAATCTTGTGCTAAACACTACTGCTCCACCAGGCAAGGAATTCCTACAACCATGTGGCTACATGTCCACAGATCAAGTGAACAATGTGATgccataa
- the GHR gene encoding growth hormone receptor isoform X1 translates to MLGSSCVEEKPSRPLRHKDPDSTAHTGMALWLLLASLALVCPGGFLFASEVEPGPPVALSWSLHKISTNSSLLDVHVTWEPPPLSTVMPFLEYEVQIKEATEQQWKSYDLVTTSDLLVYGLKVGKEYVVRVRCRLRGNEKFGKFSEELVIPVFVSGFESKDPGGWPSITLCRSPQQETFTCHWTYGNFQNLSGSLKLQYIKPGIYWTDCPDNVSAGKNSCYFSKEHTSVWVRYLVRLVSENVTFDEYSFTVDDIVRPDPPIALNWTVLNVSATRLRMDIELTWDHPASADVKSGWISLEYEIQLKVVNETQWKAYDVVTTTYSPIYSLEIGKEYLIRIRCRQKGNENFGEFSDVLLITTIATIDPEFPWPLFLIIGLFAFLLVLAFILFCKKKRLKMLILPPVPVPKIKGIDPVLLQKGKLDEVSSILASHDSYKQQLCCDDPWVEFIELDLDDQEEKNEGADTDRLLSEEYPKTHSCLGVKDDDSGRASCCEPDIPETDLCNSDMSDETSNAGQSQNTKDNQADLLCLSEKSNSGNVPTNSQMPNTEKISTKPEDGKVCPLLGKETSGTATSQLRSVSSKPSMDFYALVSDITPAGRLLLSPGQRMKMENEECNEPTIQRPTNLNMDSSYVCDIAVTAFCAVNFPIEAAQSVQQNPNLDSYFTPESLTAATMSSRATEKASSYETPVADYTSVHIINSPQNLVLNTTAPPGKEFLQPCGYMSTDQVNNVMP, encoded by the exons TGGAACCAGGTCCCCCGGTGGCTCTGAGCTGGTCTCTTCACAAAATCAGCACAAATAGTTCACTGCTGGACGTCCATGTAACATGGGAGCCTCCTCCTTTATCAACCGTAATGCCTTTCCTGGAATACGAAGTGCAAATAAAGGAGGCAACCGAACAGCAGTGGAAGTCG TACGATTTAGTAACCACCTCCGATTTACTAGTGTATGGTCTGAAAGTAGGAAAAGAGTATGTGGTACGAGTCCGCTGCAGACTGCGGGGCAATGAGAAGTTTGGGAAATTCAGCGAGGAGCTTGTGATCCCAGTATTTGTATCAGGTTTTGAATCGAAGG ATCCTGGCGGATGGCCCAGTATCACACTATGCCGCTCACCACAGCAGGAAACATTCACATGTCATTGGACTTATGGAAATTTTCAGAACTTATCTGGCTCACTAAAACTGCAGTATATTAAACC TGGCATATATTGGACCGACTGTCCAGATAATGTGTCTGCTGGAAAAAATAGCTGCTACTTCAGTAAAGAGCACACCTCTGTTTGGGTGAGATACCTAGTCCGTCTTGTTAGTGAAAATGTCACCTTTGACGAATATTCCTTTACAGTCGATGATATTG TGAGACCAGATCCACCCATTGCTCTGAACTGGACGGTTCTCAATGTCAGTGCCACCCGTTTACGCATGGACATTGAATTAACGTGGGATCATCCGGCATCAGCTGATGTTAAAAGCGGATGGATATCATTGGAATATGAAATACAACTCAAAGTGGTCAATGAAACGCAGTGGAAGGCG TATGATGTTGTGACCACCACATATTCACCCATCTACAGCCTGGAAATAGGAAAGGAGTATTTGATCAGGATTCGATGCCGGCAAAAAGGGAATGAAAACTTTGGAGAATTCAGCGATGTTTTATTGATTACGACTATAGCAACTATAG ATCCAGAGTTTCCTTGGCCCCTTTTTCTCATCATTGGATTATTTGCCTTCCTGCTGGTTCTGGCTTTTATTTTGTTCTGCAAAAAGAAAAG GCTGAAAATGCTGATTCTCCCTCCAGTTCCTGTCCCAAAGATCAAAGGGATTGACCCTGTTCTACTACAG AAAGGAAAGTTGGATGAAGTCAGCTCAATACTTGCCAGTCATGACAGCTACAAACAACAGCTCTGCTGCGATGATCCTTGGGTTGAATTTATTGAGCTTGACCTTGATGACCAGGAAGAGAAGAACGAGGGCGCTGATACTGACCGTCTATTGTCAGAAGAATACCCCAAGACCCACAGTTGCCTGGGCGTTAAGGATGATGACTCTGGCCGGGCCAGCTGTTGTGAGCCAGATATTCCTGAAACAGATCTCTGCAACAGTGATATGAGCGATGAAACCTCGAATGCTGGACAGTCTCAGAATACAAAAGATAACCAAGCAGATCTCCTGTGCCTTAGTGAAAAATCAAATAGTGGAAATGTGCCTACAAATTCCCAAATGCCAAATACAGAAAAGATCAGCACAAAACCAGAAGATGGTAAGGTTTGCCCATTACTTGGTAAGGAGACGAGCGGCACTGCCACAAGCCAACTGAGGAGCGTCAGTTCGAAGCCAAGCATGGATTTTTACGCCCTTGTAAGCGATATCACACCAGCTGGAAGACTTCTTCTTTCACCAGGGCAAAGAATGAAGATGGAAAACGAAGAATGCAATGAACCGACCATTCAACGTCCAACAAATCTCAACATGGACAGTTCTTATGTATGTGATATCGCAGTGACGGCATTCTGTGCTGTGAATTTCCCAATAGAGGCCGCACAAAGTGTTCAGCAAAATCCTAATCTGGATAGCTACTTCACCCCAGAAAGCCTTACAGCTGCCACCATGAGCTCTCGTGCCACAGAGAAAGCTTCAAGTTATGAGACACCTGTGGCTGACTATACCTCTGTTCACATAATAAACTCACCACAAAATCTTGTGCTAAACACTACTGCTCCACCAGGCAAGGAATTCCTACAACCATGTGGCTACATGTCCACAGATCAAGTGAACAATGTGATgccataa
- the GHR gene encoding growth hormone receptor isoform X2 has protein sequence MAHTGMALWLLLASLALVCPGGFLFASEVEPGPPVALSWSLHKISTNSSLLDVHVTWEPPPLSTVMPFLEYEVQIKEATEQQWKSYDLVTTSDLLVYGLKVGKEYVVRVRCRLRGNEKFGKFSEELVIPVFVSGFESKDPGGWPSITLCRSPQQETFTCHWTYGNFQNLSGSLKLQYIKPGIYWTDCPDNVSAGKNSCYFSKEHTSVWVRYLVRLVSENVTFDEYSFTVDDIVRPDPPIALNWTVLNVSATRLRMDIELTWDHPASADVKSGWISLEYEIQLKVVNETQWKAYDVVTTTYSPIYSLEIGKEYLIRIRCRQKGNENFGEFSDVLLITTIATIDPEFPWPLFLIIGLFAFLLVLAFILFCKKKRLKMLILPPVPVPKIKGIDPVLLQKGKLDEVSSILASHDSYKQQLCCDDPWVEFIELDLDDQEEKNEGADTDRLLSEEYPKTHSCLGVKDDDSGRASCCEPDIPETDLCNSDMSDETSNAGQSQNTKDNQADLLCLSEKSNSGNVPTNSQMPNTEKISTKPEDGKVCPLLGKETSGTATSQLRSVSSKPSMDFYALVSDITPAGRLLLSPGQRMKMENEECNEPTIQRPTNLNMDSSYVCDIAVTAFCAVNFPIEAAQSVQQNPNLDSYFTPESLTAATMSSRATEKASSYETPVADYTSVHIINSPQNLVLNTTAPPGKEFLQPCGYMSTDQVNNVMP, from the exons TGGAACCAGGTCCCCCGGTGGCTCTGAGCTGGTCTCTTCACAAAATCAGCACAAATAGTTCACTGCTGGACGTCCATGTAACATGGGAGCCTCCTCCTTTATCAACCGTAATGCCTTTCCTGGAATACGAAGTGCAAATAAAGGAGGCAACCGAACAGCAGTGGAAGTCG TACGATTTAGTAACCACCTCCGATTTACTAGTGTATGGTCTGAAAGTAGGAAAAGAGTATGTGGTACGAGTCCGCTGCAGACTGCGGGGCAATGAGAAGTTTGGGAAATTCAGCGAGGAGCTTGTGATCCCAGTATTTGTATCAGGTTTTGAATCGAAGG ATCCTGGCGGATGGCCCAGTATCACACTATGCCGCTCACCACAGCAGGAAACATTCACATGTCATTGGACTTATGGAAATTTTCAGAACTTATCTGGCTCACTAAAACTGCAGTATATTAAACC TGGCATATATTGGACCGACTGTCCAGATAATGTGTCTGCTGGAAAAAATAGCTGCTACTTCAGTAAAGAGCACACCTCTGTTTGGGTGAGATACCTAGTCCGTCTTGTTAGTGAAAATGTCACCTTTGACGAATATTCCTTTACAGTCGATGATATTG TGAGACCAGATCCACCCATTGCTCTGAACTGGACGGTTCTCAATGTCAGTGCCACCCGTTTACGCATGGACATTGAATTAACGTGGGATCATCCGGCATCAGCTGATGTTAAAAGCGGATGGATATCATTGGAATATGAAATACAACTCAAAGTGGTCAATGAAACGCAGTGGAAGGCG TATGATGTTGTGACCACCACATATTCACCCATCTACAGCCTGGAAATAGGAAAGGAGTATTTGATCAGGATTCGATGCCGGCAAAAAGGGAATGAAAACTTTGGAGAATTCAGCGATGTTTTATTGATTACGACTATAGCAACTATAG ATCCAGAGTTTCCTTGGCCCCTTTTTCTCATCATTGGATTATTTGCCTTCCTGCTGGTTCTGGCTTTTATTTTGTTCTGCAAAAAGAAAAG GCTGAAAATGCTGATTCTCCCTCCAGTTCCTGTCCCAAAGATCAAAGGGATTGACCCTGTTCTACTACAG AAAGGAAAGTTGGATGAAGTCAGCTCAATACTTGCCAGTCATGACAGCTACAAACAACAGCTCTGCTGCGATGATCCTTGGGTTGAATTTATTGAGCTTGACCTTGATGACCAGGAAGAGAAGAACGAGGGCGCTGATACTGACCGTCTATTGTCAGAAGAATACCCCAAGACCCACAGTTGCCTGGGCGTTAAGGATGATGACTCTGGCCGGGCCAGCTGTTGTGAGCCAGATATTCCTGAAACAGATCTCTGCAACAGTGATATGAGCGATGAAACCTCGAATGCTGGACAGTCTCAGAATACAAAAGATAACCAAGCAGATCTCCTGTGCCTTAGTGAAAAATCAAATAGTGGAAATGTGCCTACAAATTCCCAAATGCCAAATACAGAAAAGATCAGCACAAAACCAGAAGATGGTAAGGTTTGCCCATTACTTGGTAAGGAGACGAGCGGCACTGCCACAAGCCAACTGAGGAGCGTCAGTTCGAAGCCAAGCATGGATTTTTACGCCCTTGTAAGCGATATCACACCAGCTGGAAGACTTCTTCTTTCACCAGGGCAAAGAATGAAGATGGAAAACGAAGAATGCAATGAACCGACCATTCAACGTCCAACAAATCTCAACATGGACAGTTCTTATGTATGTGATATCGCAGTGACGGCATTCTGTGCTGTGAATTTCCCAATAGAGGCCGCACAAAGTGTTCAGCAAAATCCTAATCTGGATAGCTACTTCACCCCAGAAAGCCTTACAGCTGCCACCATGAGCTCTCGTGCCACAGAGAAAGCTTCAAGTTATGAGACACCTGTGGCTGACTATACCTCTGTTCACATAATAAACTCACCACAAAATCTTGTGCTAAACACTACTGCTCCACCAGGCAAGGAATTCCTACAACCATGTGGCTACATGTCCACAGATCAAGTGAACAATGTGATgccataa